From the genome of Deinococcus sp. JMULE3, one region includes:
- a CDS encoding AI-2E family transporter produces the protein MNSPESFPPPGSPAPWRSTGTIQEFLRTLWQYAAFRLIVFIAVGVLALQFGGWLLGHLASVVVTALGAYALAFLVNPILSWLERHRVGRAVGVLLLIVVLAGALTLLGFLVSSQLRGLIDGLPNLSQNLKGLVNSLLDRLDAIPGTGGLKASIMTYIDKQTSNLTENTGPLLERLVNSGPDVLDTLSGLVGWLGQLGLLLTLAMYFMFEYNTFGAGLLKLFPRTWQPTVLQLAEDVSDSFGMYLRGTVITALACALLATTGLLILKVPNALALGILSAFVNLIPYVGIVVASIPPMLLALPQGTTTVLEVGALYFIINQLLGNVIGPMVMGRSTSIGPASILIAILVGLTLAGAMGAILAIPCAVLLKRWTSRYWLRSPLYRGVRGAAAPAREDLPTER, from the coding sequence GTGAATTCACCAGAGTCCTTCCCCCCACCCGGCTCTCCGGCCCCGTGGCGCTCCACCGGGACCATTCAGGAGTTCCTGCGGACCCTGTGGCAGTACGCGGCGTTCCGCCTGATCGTGTTCATTGCCGTCGGGGTGCTGGCCCTGCAGTTCGGCGGGTGGCTGCTGGGCCACCTCGCCAGCGTGGTCGTCACGGCGCTCGGCGCGTACGCCCTGGCATTCCTCGTGAATCCGATCCTGTCCTGGCTGGAACGCCACCGGGTGGGCCGCGCCGTCGGGGTGCTGCTGCTGATCGTCGTGCTGGCCGGGGCGCTGACCCTGCTGGGCTTCCTGGTCAGTTCGCAGCTGCGCGGCCTGATCGACGGCCTGCCGAACCTGTCCCAGAACCTCAAGGGTCTCGTGAACTCCCTGCTGGACCGCCTGGACGCCATTCCGGGCACCGGTGGCCTGAAAGCCAGCATCATGACCTACATCGACAAGCAGACCTCCAACCTCACGGAGAACACCGGTCCGCTGCTGGAACGGCTCGTGAACAGCGGCCCCGACGTGCTCGACACCCTGTCCGGACTGGTCGGCTGGCTGGGGCAACTGGGCCTGCTCCTGACCCTCGCCATGTACTTCATGTTCGAGTACAACACCTTCGGTGCGGGCCTGCTGAAACTCTTCCCGCGCACCTGGCAACCCACCGTCCTGCAACTCGCCGAGGACGTCAGCGACAGCTTCGGCATGTACCTGCGCGGGACCGTGATCACGGCGCTCGCCTGCGCGCTGCTCGCCACGACCGGCCTGCTGATCCTGAAAGTCCCGAACGCGCTGGCGCTGGGCATCCTGAGTGCCTTCGTGAACCTCATCCCCTACGTGGGCATCGTCGTGGCGTCCATCCCGCCCATGCTGCTCGCGCTGCCGCAGGGCACCACGACCGTGCTGGAGGTCGGCGCGCTGTACTTCATCATCAACCAGCTGCTCGGGAACGTCATCGGCCCGATGGTCATGGGCCGCAGCACCAGCATCGGCCCGGCCAGCATCCTGATCGCCATCCTGGTGGGTCTGACCCTGGCAGGCGCCATGGGCGCGATCCTCGCCATTCCCTGCGCGGTTCTGCTCAAGCGCTGGACCAGCCGCTACTGGCTACGCAGCCCCCTGTACCGCGGCGTGCGGGGCGCCGCCGCTCCCGCCCGAGAGGACCTGCCCACCGAACGGTAA